From the Colletotrichum lupini chromosome 10, complete sequence genome, one window contains:
- a CDS encoding nuclear pore protein, with amino-acid sequence MAEAGLSNHVTNLTSFWSRFATQLSHSDDAVKHAIVALGSAHHMYQTAPPRGGEAPPRELEIFTIQQYGTAMSKLSSYAHVPMKDRITVTLLCCVSFVCIESLRNNWRPALTHLSNGLRIIESLPMSKLNELRDAVPPHASADPSEDVLSMDYILRLFATWEISCALFAENFKPVIAIKLYEGRELDDTLLDEFETIADAHRAIVQYTRDVFALVWLTKEQQGDDEFWARPVPHRQHEILMERGNHLTGLFQRFMERPQAPASGTEEHHSICLDMLHYKCARLICQTLHQKPHQRQQSPDVVAQHAELVSLAALLHQGLVAKQRESGAMPRSFTLDIGIIPPLYFILVTCQDPVIQGKALGVLRNYPQRENLWDGNFVRNLLVTVENVSYGPVHPLKDVPHSLAFGKGIPALYEKLQELRINVEGAPHHPIRRKMATYPHEVPAIAEEKTGFDLNLQHGHQDLVQAVAFNAYGDRCATGSVDGKIKVFNRHKDGVWHHCDTWGAHGGEILELQWLPPTVYPNLIASLGIEGRFKLWAEDPSAAPGRRFSASSRATTSKAAYEMRSPKYPYRSFSMKHNEETRHTYLALLSTEGRLVVYENEQPENMSEYTQIDELSICPKPSRGEEISFKVRFDPNLDPCYNALRAGVASDSLGLVVAGMSSVKIYRSRDVIATSYGVAQTQREFYLAVEVGVHRGLVRDVAWATGNIRGYDTIATACQDGCVRVFRIDTPHSADDGKTWATTELTRHENHYAQASAKAGGQTNDKQQQQQHQSGLSASLAKSGSHAERHFSGQPGQVKHVFKEVAKLDSHRTPVWRVGFDDDGQILASTGDDGKLVCYRQTPSGTWAKSSELAMVKTRMATV; translated from the exons ATGGCAGAGGCCGGCCTCTCCAACCATGTCACGAATCTCACCAGTTTCTGGAGCCGATTCGCAACCCAGCTAAGCCACTCAGACGACGCCGTGAAGCACGCCATTGTCGCCCTCGGCTCTGCCCATCACATGTATCAGACAGCTCCTCCTCGTGGCGGAGAGGCGCCTCCCCGCGAGCTCGAAATCTTCACTATCCAGCAGTACGGCACGGCCATGTCCAAGCTCTCCAGCTATGCCCACGTTCCGATGAAGGACAGGATCACCGTCACTCTCCTCTGCTGCGTGTCCTTTGTCTGCATCGAGTCCTTGCGGAATAACTGGCGACCAGCACTGACACATCTTTCGAATGGCCTGCGCATCATTGAGAGTCTTCCCATGAGCAAGCTCAACGAGCTGCGAGACGCTGTGCCCCCTCATGCTAGCGCAGACCCCTCGGAAGACGTCCTGTCAATGGACTACATCCTGAGACTCTTCGCCACCTGGGAGATCTCATGCGCGCTCTTTGCCGAGAACTTCAAGCCCGTTATCGCCATCAAGCTGTATGAGGGGAGAGAGCTCGACGACACGCTGCTGGACGAGTTCGAGACCATAGCGGATGCTCATCGAGCCATCGTGCAATACACGCGTGACGTGTTTGCCCTGGTCTGGTTGACAAAGGAGCAACAAGGCGACGACGAGTTCTGGGCTCGCCCCGTACCGCACCGCCAGCACGAGATCCTCATGGAACGGGGCAATCACCTGACGGGTCTCTTCCAACGCTTCATGGAAAGGCCCCAAGCCCCCGCGAGCGGTACCGAAGAGCACCACTCTATCTGCCTCGACATGCTCCACTACAAGTGCGCGCGTCTGATATGTCAGACGCTGCATCAGAAGCCGCACCAGAGGCAGCAATCGCCCGACGTTGTCGCCCAGCACGCGGAGCTCGTGTCGTTAGCTGCCCTGCTACACCAAGGGCTGGTTGCCAAGCAGCGCGAATCTGGGGCAATGCCTCGGTCGTTCACGCTCGATATCGGGATTATACCGCCCCTCTACTTTATACTCGTTACCTGTCAAGATCCCGTTATCCAGGGGAAAGCCCTTGGGGTGCTGCGAAACTACCCGCAGCGAGAAAATCTCTGGGACGGCAACTTTGTGCGCAACTTGTTGGTCACTGTTGAGAATGTCAGCTACGGACCGGTCCATCCCCTCAAGGATGTACCGCATTCGCTTGCGTTTGGGAAAGGCATCCCGGCGCTCTATGAGAAGCTACAGGAGCTGCGCATCAACGTTGAAGGGG CTCCCCATCACCCAATTCGGCGCAAGATGGCGACGTACCCTCACGAAGTACCTGCAATTGCCGAAGAAAAGACCGGATTCGACCTAAACCTCCAGCATGGACACCAGGACCTCGTCCAGGCCGTCGCCTTCAACGCCTACGGCGACCGGTGCGCGACAGGGTCCGTAGACGGCAAGATCAAGGTCTTCAACCGGCACAAGGACGGCGTCTGGCACCACTGCGATACATGGGGTGCCCACGGCGGCGAGATTCTCGAG CTCCAATGGCTCCCCCCGACAGTCTACCCGAACCTCATCGCCTCCCTCGGCATAGAAGGCCGCTTCAAGCTGTGGGCGGAAGACCCATCAGCAGCACCGGGCCGCCGATTCAGCGCCAGCAGCCGCGCGACGACGAGCAAAGCCGCCTACGAAATGCGCTCTCCCAAATACCCCTACCGCTCCTTTTCCATGAAACATAACGAAGAGACGCGGCACACGTACCTCGCCCTGCTCTCCACCGAGGGCCGTCTGGTGGTCTACGAGAATGAACAGCCCGAAAACATGTCGGAATACACACAAATCGACGAGCTGAGCATCTGCCCCAAGCCGAGCCGCGGCGAGGAGATTAGCTTCAAGGTCCGCTTCGACCCGAACCTGGACCCGTGCTACAACGCCCTGCGGGCGGGTGTGGCGAGCGACTCCTTGGGGCTGGTCGTGGCAGGCATGTCGTCGGTCAAGATCTACCGCTCGAGGGACGTGATTGCGACTTCGTATGGCGTGGCGCAGACACAACGAGAGTTCTACCTTGCCGTCGAGGTGGGCGTCCACCGCGGCCTCGTGCGCGACGTGGCGTGGGCGACGGGCAACATTCGAGGGTACGACACCATCGCGACGGCGTGCCAGGACGGCTGCGTGCGCGTGTTCCGCATCGACACGCCGCACTCGGCCGACGACGGCAAGACGTGGGCCACGACGGAGCTCACCAGGCACGAAAATCACTATGCGCAAGCATCGGCAAAGGCGGGAGGGCAGACGAACGAcaagcaacagcaacagcagcatcaATCGGGACTCAGCGCAAGCCTGGCAAAGTCTGGCTCGCATGCGGAACGGCATTTTTCGGGGCAGCCGGGCCAAGTGAAGCACGTCTTTAAGGAAGTCGCCAAGCTCGACAGCCACCGCACGCCCGTCTGGCGCGTCGGGTTTGACGATGACGGACAGATCCTGGCCAGTACTGGTGATGATGGCAAGCTTGTGTGCTACCGGCAGACCCCGAGCGGCACATGGGCCAAGAGTTCCGAGTTGGCCATGGTGAAGACGAGAATGGCAACGGTTTGA
- a CDS encoding major facilitator superfamily transporter, whose product MTVNLVSPVLRIEALCLTWASREAGTAVSYVTRPGPKGDPSVLASPWPAPARGRKWPKLLQLNTRRYAGRGQAPPFARTQHRPPVPEQLQRHVRTPPKDKGENWAKHPSLDIPIGLDKSASGSRHDFLLVRHSYAGYDGLAWLRVAPSACHTMLPATASKISRQGRMAAMAMSLPPDELVVRTSLPVPLSNIFPLPSPKRFARATFFVYISWLHSKSSSCPNPHDSFNMADAGARPVEGDTASEKTREVETSNSSTRTLTPRESDERQQKKSSEEKPIEPEIESERPTEKATVQSSAISANESHNDVAKQPDVDDDVDEKADIEGGPSTGPPPVFDEAEENFKPKTITFWLVILSNFVAMFLVALDRTIIATAIPRITDEFQSLGDIGWYGSAYMLTTAASQLVFGRIYKFYSLRGAFLGSILIFEIGSLICGVAPSSSVLIAGRAIAGVGSAGIFTGAMMVMIPMIPLHKRPMFQGIFGMVFGLASVIGPLVGGGFTSNVTWRWCFYINLPIGGVAFVFLFFMLKAPRRQPQEPATLFQHFKRLDPLGTFFFVPSVVSLLLALEWGGSEYAWNDGRIIALFVVFGVGFMAFAAVQVFMPKTATVPVRIIKQRTMLAGAFFMLFLAGSMMLAVYYLPIWFQAVQGANPVNSGIYTIPLVLSIVVSSIISGGATQKIGYYVPSMILCPCIMSVGLGLMSTFQPGISSGHWIGYQFLTGFGLGFGMQTVGLAVQAVLPKEDVSTGVSISFFAQQLGAAVFVSVGQSILSNLLVSELSGIPGLSAQAIVNTGATNLHTVVPAQFLDVVVRAYNYACTRIFLAGMGLSLATLICALFMEWKNIKKNKKQQRAKQRVSQLRPGDMGA is encoded by the exons ATGACTGTCAACTTGGTCAGTCCGGTGCTAAGAATTGAGGCTCTTTGCTTAACTTGGGCCTCTC GGGAAGCGGGGACTGCGGTCAGCTACGTTACCCGCCCGGGACCGAAGGGGGACCCATCGGTGCTGGCCTCCCCGTGGCCCGCGCCTGCAAGAGGTCGAAAATGGCCCAAGCTCCTTCAGCTGAA CACCCGGCGCTATGCCGGAAGAGGGCAAGCTCCACCCTTTGCCCGGACACAACATCGACCTCCGGTGCCCGAGCAACTGCAACGCCATGTCCGTACACCACCAAAAGACAAGGGCGAGAACTGGGCAAAGCATCCTTCTCTGGACATCCCCATCGGCCTTGACAAGTCGGCTTCTGGATCTCGTCATGACTTTCTTCTTGTGAGACATTCCTATGCGGGCTATGATGGCCTTGCGTGGCTTCGCGTCGCGCCCTCTGCCTGTCACACTATGCTGCCGGCCACCGCGTCCAAGATAAGCAGGCAGGGCAGAATGGCGGCGATGGCCA TGTCTCTTCCGCCAGACGAGCTCGTGGTCCGAAC CTCCCTCCCCGTTCCATTAAGCAATATTTTCCCGCTGCCAAGCCCCAAAAGATTTGCGCGTGCTACATTCTTTGTTTACATTTCGTGGCTTCACTCGAAATCTTCCAGCTGCCCAAATCCTCACGACAGCTTCAACATGGCGGACGCAGGTGCGAGGCCCGTCGAGGGCGATACTGCCTCAGAGAAGACCCGTGAGGTGGAGACGTCCAACAGCTCCACGCGGACCTTGACTCCGAGAGAAAGCGACGAGCGGCAGCAGAAGAAGTCATCCGAGGAGAAGCCCATCGAACCCGAAATTGAGAGCGAGAGACCAACAGAAAAGGCAACAGTTCAGTCCTCGGCGATATCAGCAAACGAGAGCCATAACGATGTGGCCAAGCAGCCAGACGTCGACGACGACGTCGATGAAAAGGCCGATATCGAAGGGGGACCATCCACGGGGCCCCCGCCCGTTTTCGATGAAGCCGAGGAAAACTTCAAGCCGAAAACCATTACCTTTTGGCTCGTCATTCTGTCCAACTTTGTAGCAATGTTTCTCGTTGCTCTGGACCGCACAATCATTGCCACGGCCATCCCACGCATCACTGATGAGTTTCAAAGTCTTGGCGATATCGGCTGGTACGGTTCAGCGTACATGCTCACGACTGCGGCCTCGCAATTAGTGTTTGGTAGAATCTACAAGTTTTACAGCCTGAGGGG AGCATTCCTTGGAAGCATTCTCATCTTTGAGATTGGTTCGCTAATCTGCGGTGTGGCGCCGAGCTCGTCGGTGCTCATTGCGGGCAGAGCCATTGCCGGTGTTGGTTCGGCTGGCATCTTTACGGGAGCGATGATGGTCATGATTCCCATGATCCCGCTGCACAAGAGACCCATGTTCCAAGGCATCTTTGGCATGGTGTTCGGTCTGGCGTCTGTCATTGGACCCTTGGTTGGCGGTGGCTTCACGAGCAACGTCACATGGAG ATGGTGCTTCTACATTAACCTCCCTATTGGAGGCGTGGCGTTCGTCTTTTTGTTCTTCATGCTCAAGGCTCCCAGGCGGCAGCCTCAAGAGCCGGCTACGCTGTTTCAACACTTTAAGCGCCTCGACCCCTTGGGAACGTTCTTCTTCGTCCCCTCCGTGGTATCCCTCCTTCTGGCGCTCGAGTGGGGCGGATCAGAGTACGCGTGGAACGACGGCCGCATCATCGCCTTGTTTGTCGTTTTCGGCGTTGGCTTCATGGCCTTCGCTGCCGTGCAGGTCTTTATGCCCAAGACCGCCACTGTGCCTGTCAGGATCATCAAGCAAAGAACCATGCTGGCGGGTGCCTTCTTCATGCTGTTCTTGGCCGGCTCGATGATGCTGGCCGTGTACTACCTGCCCATCTGGT TCCAAGCTGTGCAGGGAGCCAACCCGGTCAACTCGGGAATCTACACCATCCCTCTCGTCCTCAGCATCGTGGTATCCTCCATCATCTCCGGTGGTGCGACGCAAAAGATTGGATACTACGTCCCATCCATGATCCTCTGCCCCTGCATCATGTCCGTGGGCCTGGGCCTGATGAGCACTTTCCAACCAGGTATCAGCTCCGGCCACTGGATCGGCTACCAGTTCCTGACCGGATTCGGCCTGGGCTTCGGCATGCAGACCGTTGGGCTCGCGGTACAGGCGGTTCTCCCCAAAGAGGACGTGTCGACCGGCGTCTCCATCAGCTTCTTTGCCCAGCAATTGGGAGCCGCAGTCTTCGTCTCCGTTGGGCAGTCCATCCTCAGCAACCTGCTCGTGTCGGAGCTCTCGGGCATCCCGGGGCTGTCTGCGCAAGCCATCGTCAACACTGGCGCCACCAACCTGCACACTGTTGTGCCGGCGCAGTTCTTGGACGTGGTTGTCCGAGCGTACAACTACGCCTGCACGCGCATCTTTTTGGCCGGTATGGGGCTGTCTCTCGCGACGCTCATCTGCGCCTTGTTTATGGAGTGGAAGAACATcaagaagaacaagaagCAGCAGCGGGCCAAGCAGCGTGTCAGCCAGCTGAGGCCAGGAGACATGGGCGCGTAG
- a CDS encoding peptidase inhibitor I9 codes for MPTYIVTCKEDASADQVAAAKKHATDQGGKIGHEYSLIKGFSVEFPEDQISTLESHEHVKHVEKDQEVKTQ; via the exons ATGCCTACCTACATT GTCACCTGCAAGGAGGATGCCTCCGCCGACCAGGTCGCGGC TGCCAAGAAGCACGCTACCGACCAGGGAGGAAAGATTGGCCACGAGTACAGCCTGATCAAGGGTTTCTC CGTCGAGTTCCCCGAGGACCAGATCTCAACTCTGGAGAGCCACGAGCACGTCAAGCACGTCGAGAAGGACCAGGAGGTCAAGACGCAATAG
- a CDS encoding AARP2CN domain-containing protein encodes MEDQVHKPHRKAKDKKGKQNTGEKNPKAFAFSNPGKLARSAARSSDIKERRFHVPQVDRLPDEPPPRLVTIVGPPGVGKTTLLKSLIRRYAKETVSDPQGPITVVTSKKQRLTFVECPNELEAMVDMAKIADIVLLMIDGNYGFEMETMEFLNILAATGMPGNVFGILTHLDLFRKPQALRDAKKRLKKRLWSELYAGAHLFYLSGVMNGRYPDREIHNLSRFLSVMKNPRPLIWRNSHPYTIIDSYRDITHPTKIEEDPMCDRSIVLSGYLRGTNMTQQGQRVHVPGLGDFTVANLEVMPDPCPTPAMEQALAKVTGKTTRRRLDEKEKKLYAPMSDRSGLKIDGDAIWITREKGFTLDKDAEDGERGEGEELIVGLQGERKLLGQTEEGVQLFRGGEQLKQVAEEEDTGRKTQRHARFADRDEESDAEMDDDEGFVSGEDEGESDVEEEFNEGKLGKMFRKTADKDAQEDDIAFADSDSDLGSISGLEDEDEDSEEDMDDEDFDSDEEAAAMKWKENMAERAKKLHGKRRSYHTPDLARFMYDEKLSPDEALQKWRGEDPEEEDIEADEDDDFFQKSKQDKEDKVEDRSIPVYDYQDLAAKWSQAAAVEALRKRFTTAGMRDDDGDDDDEFDGIDDDEEDEDDEGDGVFEDLETGEQHGGDAEEPTEEEAFDTEREKNAKRKEELKLRFEEEDREGFMNDKANARREGAAGDQEFGEDDWYEAQKAVIQKQLDINKAEFETLDERQRAAVEGYRAGKYAKIVLEGVPAEFVEKFNPRNPIIIGGLSPTEDRFGFVQVRIKKHRWHKKILKSNDPLIFSLGWRRFQTMPIYSTSDSRTRNRMLKYTPEHTHCFATVYGPLIAPSTGFVCFNSFSPENPGFRIAATGTVLSVDESTEIVKKLKLTGTADKIHKNTAFIKGMFNTALEIAKFEGAAIKTVSGVRGQIKRALSKPEGHFRATFEDKILYSDIVFLRAWYPIKPHRFYNPVTNLVGWQAMRLTGQVRRDEGIDTPLEKNSQYRKIERQTRHFNPLRVPRALAAELPFKSQIVQQRKQKKETYMQKRAVVLNKEEKTARNLLQQLSTIRNDKVAKRAAKKEEKRAEYRKKIADSDEKKEAREKKESKEFWRKNGRKRQAADDGGGGGGQKRSRK; translated from the exons ATGGAGGACCAAGTACACAAGCCTCACCGCAAGGCGAAGGACAAAAAGGGGAAGCAAAACACTGGGG AGAAGAACCCAAAGGCCTTTGCCTTTTCTAACCCCGGAAAGCTTGCCAGGTCGGCCGCGAGATCTTCAGAT ATCAAAGAACGACGCTTCCATGTCCCGCAAGTCGACCGCCTCCCCGACGAGCCGCCACCGAGGCTGGTCACCATCGTGGGACCGCCCGGTGTCGGCAAGACGACCCTTCTCAAGTCCCTGATCCGACGATACGCAAAGGAGACCGTGTCCGACCCCCAAGGCCCCATCACCGTCGTCACCTCCAAGAAGCAGCGGTTGACCTTTGTCGAGTGCCCCAATGAGCTCGAGGCCATGGTCGACATGGCCAAGATCGCCGACATTGTCCTCCTCATGATTGACGGCAACTACGGATTCGAGATGGAGACGATGGAGTTCCTCAACATCCTCGCCGCCACCGGTATGCCCGGCAACGTCTTTGGCATCCTCACGCATCTTGACCTGTTCCGGAAACCCCAGGCGCTGAGGGACGCCAAGAAGCGACTCAAGAAGAGGCTGTGGAGCGAGCTGTACGCCGGCGCTCACCTGTTCTACCTCTCTGGTGTCATGAACGGACGTTATCCCGACCGCGAAATCCACAACCTCTCCCGTTTCCTGTCCGTTATGAAGAACCCGCGCCCCCTAATCTGGAGAAACTCCCACCCGTACACCATCATCGACAGCTACCGAGACATCACGCATCCCACAAAGATTGAGGAGGACCCCATGTGCGACCGGTCGATCGTGTTGTCGGGATACCTGCGCGGCACCAACATGACGCAGCAGGGGCAAAGAGTTCACGTTCCGGGACTGGGCGACTTTACCGTGGCGAACCTCGAGGTCATGCCCGACCCGTGCCCGACACCCGCCATGGAACAGGCCCTCGCCAAGGTCACCGGCAAGACGACACGACGACGCCTGgatgagaaggagaagaagctctACGCCCCCATGTCCGACCGCAGCGGTCTCAAGATTGACGGCGACGCCATCTGGATCACGAGGGAAAAGGGTTTCACGCTCGACAAGGACGCCGAGGACGGCGAGcgcggcgagggcgaggagcTCATCGTGGGACTCCAGGGCGAGCGGAAGCTGCTGGGCCAGACCGAGGAGGGCGTGCAGCTCTTCCGGGGAGGCGAGCAGCTGAAGCAGGtggccgaggaggaggacacGGGCAGAAAGACGCAGCGCCACGCACGCTTCGCAGACCGCGACGAGGAATCCGACGCCGAGatggacgacgacgaggggTTCGTTAGCGGGGAAGACGAGGGCGAGTCCGACGTGGAAGAGGAGTTCAACGAGGGCAAGCTGGGCAAGATGTTCCGGAAAACCGCCGACAAGGACGCCCAAGAGGACGACATTGCCTTTGCCGACAGCGACTCGGACCTCGGCTCAATATCGGGACTCGAAGACGAAGATGAGGACTCGGAAGAGGACATGGACGACGAGGACTTTGACTCAGacgaggaggcggcggcCATGAAGTGGAAGGAGAACATGGCAGAGCGCGCAAAGAAGCTTCACGGCAAGCGACGCTCGTACCACACACCGGACCTGGCCAGGTTCATGTACGACGAGAAGCTGTCGCCCGACGAAGCGCTGCAAAAGTGGCGAGGCGAGGATCCGGAAGAAGAAGACATCGAAGcggacgaggacgacgactTTTTCCAAAAGTCCAAGCAGGACAAGGAGGACAAGGTCGAGGACAGATCGATACCCGTGTACGACTACCAAGATCTGGCAGCGAAGTGGTCGCAGGCGGCGGCCGTCGAGGCTCTGCGGAAGCGCTTCACCACGGCGGGCATGCGTGACGACGACGGGGATGACGATGACGAGTTTGACGGCATcgacgatgatgaggaggacgaggacgatgAAGGTGACGGTGTCTTTGAGGACCTCGAGACGGGCGAGCAGCACGGAGGGGACGCGGAGGAACCCACAGAGGAAGAAGCGTTCGACACGGAGCGCGAAAAGAACGCGAAGCGCAAGGAGGAGCTCAAGCTACGCTTCGAAGAGGAAGACCGCGAGGGTTTCATGAACGACAAAGCCAACGCCAGGCGGGAAGGCGCGGCAGGCGACCAGGAGTTCGGCGAGGACGACTGGTACGAGGCGCAAAAGGCCGTCATCCAGAAGCAGCTCGACATCAACAAGGCCGAGTTCGAGACGCTGGACGAGCGGCAGCGGGCGGCCGTCGAGGGCTACCGCGCCGGCAAGTACGCAAAGATTGTGCTCGAGGGCGTCCCGGCCGAGTTTGTCGAAAAGTTCAACCCGCGCAACCCCATCATCATCGGCGGCCTGTCCCCGACCGAGGACCGCTTCGGCTTCGTCCAGGTGCGCATCAAGAAGCACCGCTGGCACAAGAAGATTCTCAAGTCCAACGACCCCTTGATCTTCTCCCTTGGCTGGCGTCGCTTCCAGACCATGCCCATCTACAGCACCTCGGACTCGCGGACGAGGAACCGCATGCTAAAGTACACACCCGAGCACACGCACTGCTTCGCGACCGTCTACGGCCCGCTCATCGCGCCCAGCACGGGTTTCGTCTGCTTCAACTCCTTCTCGCCCGAGAACCCGGGCTTCCGCATCGCGGCGACCGGCACCGTCCTCAGCGTCGACGAGTCGACCGAGATTGTCAAGAAGCTCAAGCTCACGGGTACCGCCGACAAGATCCACAAGAACACGGCCTTCATCAAGGGCATGTTCAACACGGCCCTCGAAATCGCCAAGTTCGAGGGCGCTGCCATCAAGACCGTCTCGGGCGTCCGCGGTCAGATCAAGCGCGCCCTCTCCAAGCCCGAAGGCCACTTCCGCGCCACGTTCGAGGACAAGATCCTCTACAGCGACATCGTCTTCCTCCGCGCCTGGTACCCGATCAAGCCCCACCGTTTCTACAACCCAGTCACCAACCTCGTCGGGTGGCAGGCGATGCGTCTTACCGGCCAAGTCCGCCGCGACGAAGGCATCGACACGCCCCTCGAGAAGAACAGCCAGTACCGCAAGATCGAGCGCCAGACGCGGCACTTCAACCCCCTCAGAGTCCCGCGCGCCCTGGCCGCTGAGCTGCCCTTCAAGTCGCAAATCGTGCAGCAGCGCAAGCAGAAGAAGGAGACGTACATGCAGAAGCGCGCCGTGGTGCTCAACAAGGAGGAGAAGACGGCGCGCAACCTGCTACAGCAGCTGTCGACGATCCGCAACGACAAGGTCGCCAAGCGCGCcgccaagaaggaggagaagcgCGCAGAATACCGCAAGAAGATTGCCGACTCggacgagaagaaggaggcgcgggagaagaaggagagcaAGGAGTTTTGGCGCAAGAACGGGCGGAAGCGCCAGGCGGCCGACGATGGAGGCGGTGGTGGCGGACAGAAGCGCAGCAGAAAGTAA